The Anaerobranca gottschalkii DSM 13577 genome has a window encoding:
- a CDS encoding cysteine desulfurase family protein, translating to MTKEIYVDNSATTFMDDEILNIYLDTIKKYYGNPSSLHQLGVESERLLKEGRKIIAQTLGVSEREIYFTSGGTESNNLAIHGTVRAYGHRGKKLITSSIEHPSVLEVFKDYQRQGYNVVYLDVDEFGFIDLEQLEKEVDDDTILVSIMLVNNEIGTLQDIVNIGRIIKEKNRRCIFHVDAVQGYGKVELNVVKANIDLLSISSHKFHGPKGVGGLYIKDKTNLAPIFQGGGQQQGIRSGTENVPGYYAMAKAAEKMFKLWDVNKTMGNLTNMIKEEILKNVKDVMILTPEVAAPHIMTIAFRGLKGEVLLHSLESKGIFLSTGSACSSKQKGISHVLKAINLPKEYQEGAIRISLSRFNNEEEIKYLIQSIITSVEELKLFI from the coding sequence ATCAACTTGGAGTTGAAAGTGAAAGGCTATTAAAAGAAGGGAGAAAAATTATTGCCCAAACCTTAGGGGTATCTGAAAGGGAAATTTACTTTACTTCAGGAGGTACGGAAAGTAATAATTTAGCTATCCATGGTACTGTAAGGGCCTATGGCCATAGAGGTAAAAAATTGATTACATCTTCTATTGAACATCCATCTGTACTAGAGGTCTTTAAAGATTATCAAAGGCAGGGTTATAATGTTGTATACTTAGATGTAGATGAATTTGGATTTATTGATTTAGAACAACTTGAAAAAGAAGTTGATGATGATACAATTTTGGTTTCCATCATGTTAGTAAATAATGAAATAGGTACCCTTCAGGATATAGTAAATATAGGTAGAATAATTAAGGAAAAAAATCGCCGCTGTATTTTCCATGTAGATGCTGTTCAAGGATACGGTAAAGTAGAATTGAACGTGGTAAAAGCTAACATTGATTTGTTATCTATTAGCAGTCATAAATTCCATGGACCTAAAGGGGTAGGAGGGTTGTACATAAAAGATAAGACCAACCTAGCACCTATTTTTCAAGGTGGGGGACAACAGCAAGGTATAAGGTCAGGGACAGAAAATGTACCAGGCTATTATGCCATGGCAAAGGCGGCAGAAAAAATGTTTAAACTTTGGGATGTCAATAAAACTATGGGGAACTTAACTAATATGATAAAGGAAGAAATTCTTAAGAATGTTAAAGATGTAATGATTTTAACCCCAGAGGTAGCGGCACCCCATATTATGACTATAGCCTTTAGAGGCTTAAAAGGAGAAGTTTTATTACATTCTCTAGAAAGTAAAGGGATTTTCTTATCTACCGGTTCCGCTTGTTCTTCAAAACAAAAGGGAATAAGTCATGTTTTAAAGGCTATAAATTTACCGAAGGAATATCAGGAAGGGGCTATACGAATCAGTCTTTCTAGGTTTAATAATGAAGAAGAAATAAAATATCTAATCCAATCGATAATAACCAGTGTAGAAGAATTAAAACTATTTATTTAA